Genomic window (Bacillus vallismortis):
ATTCTCGCAGCAGCATTGTATGCGTGTTGGAATTGAATCATATTCGTCATTTCTTCGTCTAAAGAAACTGCGCTCATTTGCTGACGGTTGATGTCGGCGTCATTAAGCTGTGTTTCAGTATTAGACGCGAGCCGATTCGCTTCTTGTGCATTAATTCCAAGCTCGCCAATCAGTCCTGCATAGTAATCTAGCACACTTGTATTTTTTCCATTAATGGTGATATCGCCGGTTAAAACATTCGCTAGCTTTGTTGCATTTGCATTATCATTGGCTGCGCCAGTCAGTGAGAAAGCAATGTTCGCGCCTTTTGAATCTAAGATGCTGTCAGCAATTTTAATCTTGCCTGCTGCTCCTTTTGCCGGCTCCGTTTCACCGCCGGTAAAATCAAAAAAGTCCCCGCCTTGCTCGCCGCTTTTGGTCAAACCATTTCTATGCACTTCATTGAAAGCTTTTGCGAATTCAAGCACCATATCATCAAGGTCAGAAAGCATATCAGGGTATGCGCCCTTTTCTTCGCCGCCTGCTGTTACATATCCGTAAGACTCTATAAATCCTAAAAGGGATCCCTTACTGCTGAATGACTCAGCCTGTACAGCAGCGCCTCCGATTGAAATACTTGATACTAAACCCGTTTCATTATCATAATTGGCTGCAAGTTCTGAAACCTCATAATTTTTACCGTCCAAAACAGTTCCCAGCGACTGTTTATTTTTATCGAGGATATCAATTGATACAGTTCCTTCAGCAGAAGCAAGTGCATTCCCGCCTGATTTGTTATAGCTGAGTTTGATATCAACCATTGAGGATAATTTATCGATCAGCAAATCCCGCTGGTCATATAAACCATTCGGAAGAAGCCCGACCGGCTCTACTTGCGCAATTTGCTTATTTAAACTGTTTAATTGAGAAAGCAGAGAATTGACATCTAATACAGTAGTATCTAGCTCCGCTTTTAAGTTTGATTGAACATTTGTTAGTGATTCAGAAAGATAATTAAACGTTTCTGCTAAAGCTTTTCCTTTTTCAGCAACAACAGAACGCGCGCTGTCTTCGTTTGTATTGTTTGATAACTCCTGAAGGGAATTCCAAAACGAATTGAGCACACTGTTTAAGCCGCTTTCATCCGTCTCATTTAAGATGCCTTCCATTTGGGACAAAGCTTTGGCTTTGGTGTCGTAGTAACCCGCACTGTTGTTTTGAAGACGGTATTGGTAGTCAAGAAAGATATCTCTTATTCTCTCAACTGACTTGCCTTGAACACCCGTTCCCATTTGTCCCGCGGTTTTTTCTGCGTTTTTTGATACAGCAGGAAAATAGTCAGTTGCTTCCAATGAGACCCGCTGTCTTGTATAACCGTCTGTATTGGCATTTGCCACGTTATTTGCGGTAGTGCTTAACGCTGCCTGCTGAGCGCTTAACGCCCGCCTTGCAGTTTCAAGCCCCATAAAGGTAGATGTCATATTCTGAATTCCTTTCTGCTAAGCTTTTGAATCAAATAGTTTCATTCGGCTGCTCTTCGGGAGCTCAGCTTTAATTGATTTGCTGTAATTGAAGTTATTTTCCTTAGGAACCAGCATATCGTACGAAATTGAAATGAATTGCAGCGCGTCTCTCGTCAGCTGCCTATTCATCTCATTCACTTCCTTCAGACGTCCGATAGCGTTAGAAAGAGACTCATATAGTTGTTCCAGCGCTTCCTTTTCACTGCCTGAAGTTTTGGCGATACATGCGGAAATGGTGTTGTTTTCACTGTATCCGAGAAAGGCGGAAGTTGCTTTGATCCGGTCATCTTCTGTCTGTCCGATTGCTTGTATATATTTTTGCTCTTTTGTCAAAATGTTAGAAAGCTCTTTTGTTTTGCCGGCCTTGAGCGCTTCCGTCTTTTCCTGAGACAGCGTGAGCAGGTGCTCATGCAGAACGCAAAGTCGCTTCAATTGGTCAATAATTGGCTTTGCTGACATGGGCTTTCTCCTTTTTATTGCTTTTTATAAAAATTAACAATATTTTTCGCTATATGATTTGCGTCCACTTTGTATGACCCGTTTTCAATTTGCGCTTTAAGCTGCGCAATTTTTTCCTGGCGTGAACCAGTGACTGCATCAGATGCATTTTGCATTTCTTTAGCCTGTGATGAAATTTCAATTTTATCTTTAGGCTGTGCAGCAGTTTTTTGCACCGCTTGCTTTTCATAATTTTTTTGGTATGGATTAACGGATTGTGTTCCAAATTGATTGATTTTCATAGGATTCCTCTCGCTTTCCGTTGCAGTCTTTAAACAATCTAACCCTTTTATCGACTGCGGTTTCAGTTAGTTTAGGGAATCAGCTGTTTTTGGTATTATAGGCATAGTACGTGTCTTTTTTACTATTTTCCCTCTCGGTTTTCAAGGTATCCTCATGGTCCAAATGATCCATTTGAGCCTTTATATCTGACTGACAAGCCTTGCAGAATTTGCCTTCCCGAATCGATGTCCCGCACCTCTCACATGGGTATGCCAAATTAGGAAGATGAGTGATTTGAATCCGTTTCTGACTGATGAATTTTAATATCAGCTCTTCTTCTACACCTGTTTCCTCTGTTATGTGGTTCAAAGTTGATTGCCGGTTTTCCTGTTTCCTTAAAAACTTATATACAATCTCAAATGATTTTTCTTCTTCCTTAATACACGCCTGACATATGGTTTGCAGCTTTGTTTTTAAAAATAAAGCATTGCATTTCGGACAATTAGCCAGTTCTCCCATCTTTTTTCTCCTTCTCGATAATATATCTGTTAATTTCTAGTGATTATATCGGCATAAAAACAGAATCATTTAGCTTCTGATCAAGGTAAAAGATGCCACTGAACCGGCTTTTCCTTTCTCTAATAAACAGCGGGCTGCAAAATGCAAGGTAGCGCCTGTTGTATAAAGATCGTCTATTAAAATGATATTCATACCTTCAACTGAGTTATTTTTTGTATCAAAAATACGCTCTGAAAGAAGGCGTTCTTTTTTCTTTTTCTTAGACTGTTTCTCATTATTCAAGCGAACGAGGGCATGGCGGATAGGCTGGTCTAAGCATTCTGCGAGGAGCTGTGCCTGGTTAAATCCACGCTCTTTTTCCCGTTCCTTGCTCAGCGGAATAGGAACGAGAACAACATGCTTATCGGGGTAAACCTCTGAGAAAGTTGAAGAGAAATCACTTTTAAACGCATTTATGATTTCTGCATCTCCTCTAAATTTAAAACGGGAGAGTGTTTCTTTCATCATTTCATTATATGTGTAAACTGAACGGTTTTGGCGCAGCAGCAAGCTGTCACTGACCCTTGATTTCCACGCCTCGCAATCCCTGCATAGCGCATGAATGGATTGAGGCCTGCCGCACAGCGAGCAGATATGTCCTGTGATTTTCTTTAATTTGCTTCTGCAGGAATGACAGACCTTTTCGTCAGTCTTTAATAAAAAAAGAGCTTTCCATGTAACAGCTTGAGAAAATTGCGAATCGCATAATAGACAGATCAGTTTATGAATTCCTCCTCCTGCTTCGTTTGGCATAAATCGTTTGGACTTTCTGATACCACAGCAGCAGATTCAGCCAAAATCACAAGCATAGCCGTGTTTTTTTGTTTATCTACCAGCTCAGCTTTCGTATATGCGATCTTTTTAAGATCAGTGACATAGGATGGTCTTACTTTATTTAAAGAAAGTGCCAACACATCGTTTTTGCATACTTGGCAAGTACAGGTCATATGAAGCTGGTCCATATATCGGTCGAGCAGTTCTTTCATTACGATTTCTTTGGAATTGACAAGCATTTTTACAGCTCCTCATCATCGGTTATATGAGTATACTGTACCATGTTTTCAAATAATAACTAGTCTGTTCTTTCATTTTTTGCCGCCAATGCATTCATTTCTTTTATATGCTTTTTTGCATCCAGCATGCTCTTTGTTTTTCCGTAGTGAAAGAAAATAACATCGCCGTTCGCGTGTTCTTTATGCCGGCCGGTTCTTCCTGCGATTTGCACAAGTGCGCTTTCCGTAAAGATAGGCGATTCGGCCCCTAATATCCCTGTTTGTACCTTGGGGACAGTGACACCTCTCTCTAATATTGTTGTTGTGATTAAAAGATCAAACTGACCGTCTCTAAATTGCTTTACTTTTTCTTTTCTGTCCTTATCTTCCGCATGAACAGACGCTGTTCGGCAATGAACA
Coding sequences:
- the flgK gene encoding flagellar hook-associated protein FlgK; the protein is MTSTFMGLETARRALSAQQAALSTTANNVANANTDGYTRQRVSLEATDYFPAVSKNAEKTAGQMGTGVQGKSVERIRDIFLDYQYRLQNNSAGYYDTKAKALSQMEGILNETDESGLNSVLNSFWNSLQELSNNTNEDSARSVVAEKGKALAETFNYLSESLTNVQSNLKAELDTTVLDVNSLLSQLNSLNKQIAQVEPVGLLPNGLYDQRDLLIDKLSSMVDIKLSYNKSGGNALASAEGTVSIDILDKNKQSLGTVLDGKNYEVSELAANYDNETGLVSSISIGGAAVQAESFSSKGSLLGFIESYGYVTAGGEEKGAYPDMLSDLDDMVLEFAKAFNEVHRNGLTKSGEQGGDFFDFTGGETEPAKGAAGKIKIADSILDSKGANIAFSLTGAANDNANATKLANVLTGDITINGKNTSVLDYYAGLIGELGINAQEANRLASNTETQLNDADINRQQMSAVSLDEEMTNMIQFQHAYNAAARMVTLQDEILDKVINGMGVGGR
- the flgN gene encoding flagellar protein FlgN gives rise to the protein MSAKPIIDQLKRLCVLHEHLLTLSQEKTEALKAGKTKELSNILTKEQKYIQAIGQTEDDRIKATSAFLGYSENNTISACIAKTSGSEKEALEQLYESLSNAIGRLKEVNEMNRQLTRDALQFISISYDMLVPKENNFNYSKSIKAELPKSSRMKLFDSKA
- the flgM gene encoding flagellar biosynthesis anti-sigma factor FlgM, with protein sequence MKINQFGTQSVNPYQKNYEKQAVQKTAAQPKDKIEISSQAKEMQNASDAVTGSRQEKIAQLKAQIENGSYKVDANHIAKNIVNFYKKQ
- a CDS encoding TIGR03826 family flagellar region protein, with the translated sequence MGELANCPKCNALFLKTKLQTICQACIKEEEKSFEIVYKFLRKQENRQSTLNHITEETGVEEELILKFISQKRIQITHLPNLAYPCERCGTSIREGKFCKACQSDIKAQMDHLDHEDTLKTERENSKKDTYYAYNTKNS
- a CDS encoding double zinc ribbon domain-containing protein is translated as MPNEAGGGIHKLICLLCDSQFSQAVTWKALFLLKTDEKVCHSCRSKLKKITGHICSLCGRPQSIHALCRDCEAWKSRVSDSLLLRQNRSVYTYNEMMKETLSRFKFRGDAEIINAFKSDFSSTFSEVYPDKHVVLVPIPLSKEREKERGFNQAQLLAECLDQPIRHALVRLNNEKQSKKKKKERLLSERIFDTKNNSVEGMNIILIDDLYTTGATLHFAARCLLEKGKAGSVASFTLIRS
- a CDS encoding late competence development ComFB family protein, which gives rise to MLVNSKEIVMKELLDRYMDQLHMTCTCQVCKNDVLALSLNKVRPSYVTDLKKIAYTKAELVDKQKNTAMLVILAESAAVVSESPNDLCQTKQEEEFIN